Proteins co-encoded in one Gossypium arboreum isolate Shixiya-1 chromosome 11, ASM2569848v2, whole genome shotgun sequence genomic window:
- the LOC108470691 gene encoding perakine reductase-like, with amino-acid sequence MGEEQQGIQIPRIKLGTEGLEVSKLGFGCMGLTGGYSCPVSEEVGISIIKHAFHRGITFFDTSDIYGPKTNEILVGKALKQLPREKVQLATKFGFEKLDSTGIKVNGTPEYVRASIEASLKRLDVDYIDLYYQHRVDTNTPIEDTMSELKKLVEEGKIKYIGLSEASPETIKRAHAVHPISAFQTEWSLYTRDIEDEIVPLCRELGIGIVPYSPLGRGFFGGKGVVETVPANSHLLYFPRFQGENLDRNKMLYLKVEKLAEKHGCSPAQLALAWVLHQGDDVAPIPGTTKIKNLDSNIDSVKVKLTAEDLKEISDAVPINEVAGDVLPDRFCQLHWKFGNTPPKGSKVST; translated from the exons ATGGGTGAGGAGCAGCAGGGAATTCAGATTCCCAGAATCAAACTGGGAACTGAAGGACTTGAG GTTTCAAAGTTGGGGTTTGGCTGTATGGGTCTCACTGGAGGTTACAGTTGTCCAGTCTCTGAAGAAGTTGGGATATCGATTATCAAGCATGCATTCCACAGAGGAATCACTTTCTTTGATACATCTGATATCTATGGACCCAAAACTAATGAAATTTTGGTTGGAAAG GCATTGAAGCAGCTACCAAGAGAGAAGGTACAGCTAGCCACAAAATTCGGTTTCGAAAAACTGGATTCAACAGGTATCAAAGTAAACGGTACACCTGAATATGTCCGTGCCTCTATCGAGGCTAGCCTAAAGCGCCTAGATGTGGACTATATAGATCTCTACTACCAGCACAGAGTTGACACCAACACTCCTATAGAGGATACT ATGTCTGAACTCAAGAAGTTAGTGGAAGAGGGGAAAATTAAGTACATAGGTTTATCTGAAGCTAGCCCTGAAACTATAAAGAGAGCACATGCGGTTCATCCTATAAGTGCTTTCCAGACAGAGTGGTCGCTGTACACTCGTGATATCGAGGATGAAATAGTCCCCCTTTGCAG GGAACTTGGAATTGGGATCGTTCCTTATAGCCCTCTTGGTCGCGGTTTCTTTGGTGGCAAAGGAGTGGTGGAAACTGTGCCTGCAAATAGTCATCTG CTATATTTCCCAAGGTTTCAAGGAGAAAACTTGGACAGAAACAAGATGTTGTATTTGAAAGTGGAGAAGTTGGCTGAGAAGCATGGATGTAGCCCTGCACAATTAGCACTTGCCTGGGTTCTTCATCAAGGGGATGATGTAGCACCGATTCCCG GAACAACAAAGATAAAAAATCTGGATAGTAACATTGATTCAGTAAAAGTAAAGCTCACAGCAGAAGATTTGAAAGAAATTTCTGATGCGGTTCCGATAAATGAGGTAGCAGGTGATGTTTTGCCTGATAGATTTTGTCAATTACACTGGAAGTTTGGTAATACACCACCAAAGGGGAGCAAAGTTTCAACCTGA
- the LOC108472098 gene encoding uncharacterized mitochondrial protein AtMg00810-like, with product MGIFRKKGYVRSESEPTLYVKKEGNDFIIFCLYVDDIIYTSSSTFLVDKFKSQMMNEFEMSNMGLLHYFLGLEVHQAEDGIFISQRKYTNDLLSKFGMLNCKSATTPMNINEKLQQEDKGEMENAKRFRNLVGGLIYLTHTRPDIAFPVSVISRFMQQPSTVHYGAAKRVLRYIAGTLEYGIWYSKTSNFRLCGFTDSDWASSLDDR from the coding sequence ATGGGTATTTTCAGAAAAAAAGGGTACGTGAGAAGTGAGAGCGAGCCCACCTTGTATGTGAAAAAGGAAGGTAATGATTTCATCATATTCtgtctttatgttgatgatatcatTTATACTAGTTCTTCTACCTTTCTTGTGGATAAGTTTAAatctcaaatgatgaatgaatttgagatgtcGAATATGGGTCTACTGCATTATTTCCTTGGTCTTGAAGTTCATCAGGCTGAAGATGGTATTTTTATctcacaaagaaaatataccaaTGACCTTCTTAGTAAGTTTGGCATGCTTAATTGCAAGTCTGCAACTACACCCATGAATATCAATGAGAAATTGCAGCAAGAAGATAAAGGAGAAATGGAAAATGCAAAAAGGTTTAGAAACTTGGTAGGTGGTTTAATTTACTTGACGCACACCAGGCCCGATATTGCATTCCCTGTTAGTGTTATTTCCAGGTTTATGCAACAACCTTCAACAGTTCATTATGGAGCAGCAAAAAGAGTCTTGCGTTATATTGCAGGAACTTTGGAGTATGGCATTTGGTACTCCAAAACTTCAAATTTCAGATTGTGTGGGTTCACAGACAGTGATTGGGCAAGTTCGTTGGATGATAGATGA